A stretch of the Bdellovibrio sp. 22V genome encodes the following:
- a CDS encoding tetratricopeptide repeat protein has protein sequence MRKWILALCALSIVGCASKDKEKADLYLRMGASQLESGNYPAALRDLLKAEELNSSDPVVQNNLGLVYFFRERYDLSEKHLRKAIDLEPKYTEARNNLSRVLIEEGKYAEAESELKIVLNDLTYGSPEKAYVNFGLAKFNQKDYSAARSAFSKVLSSQPDDCIANTYFGRTFFETQDYSRATEALDRAIGFCQKNLYDEPHYFSALAYYRLGDKSKAIARFEEIVKYYPTGKYREKAKGMLSLIRKGHG, from the coding sequence ATGCGTAAATGGATTCTCGCGCTCTGTGCACTTTCAATAGTGGGCTGTGCCAGTAAGGACAAAGAAAAAGCCGATCTCTATCTTCGAATGGGAGCTTCCCAACTCGAGAGCGGCAACTATCCGGCAGCCCTTCGTGATCTTCTTAAGGCTGAAGAACTCAACTCTTCCGACCCGGTCGTTCAGAACAATCTGGGCTTGGTCTATTTTTTCAGAGAGCGCTATGATCTTTCTGAAAAACATTTGCGTAAAGCTATAGACCTAGAGCCAAAATATACGGAAGCTCGCAACAACCTTTCGCGCGTGCTTATCGAGGAAGGCAAATACGCCGAAGCTGAGAGCGAGTTGAAAATCGTCTTGAACGACCTTACCTACGGAAGTCCAGAAAAAGCGTACGTTAATTTCGGTCTCGCGAAATTCAATCAAAAAGATTATTCGGCAGCTCGCAGTGCTTTTTCAAAGGTGCTGAGCTCACAACCTGACGACTGCATCGCGAATACTTATTTTGGCAGAACGTTCTTTGAAACCCAGGACTATTCACGAGCCACCGAGGCTCTGGATCGCGCCATTGGATTTTGCCAAAAGAACTTGTACGATGAACCTCATTACTTCAGCGCTTTAGCTTACTATCGTCTAGGTGACAAATCCAAGGCGATCGCACGCTTCGAGGAAATCGTGAAATACTATCCGACAGGAAAGTATCGCGAGAAAGCCAAGGGAATGCTTAGTTTGATTCGAAAGGGACACGGATGA
- a CDS encoding RHS repeat-associated core domain-containing protein, protein MPTKSRKSGKFGRVGRWTSKDPILFEGGDTNLYGYVANDPINLIDPTGLYWFRQNWQTPGEVGRVGSIVPPAPAEQISDFIERY, encoded by the coding sequence GTGCCAACAAAATCCAGAAAATCTGGAAAATTTGGACGGGTTGGTCGGTGGACAAGCAAGGACCCGATCTTGTTTGAAGGCGGGGATACGAATCTGTACGGGTATGTTGCCAATGATCCAATCAACCTGATTGATCCAACGGGTCTTTATTGGTTTCGCCAAAACTGGCAAACTCCAGGAGAAGTCGGTCGTGTTGGTTCGATTGTACCGCCAGCACCAGCAGAGCAAATCAGTGACTTTATCGAGAGATATTGA
- a CDS encoding 3'-5' exonuclease: protein MRFIAFDLETTGTVPGVDQIVEIGAVRFIDGQPEAIFATLVDPQRPIPPGASAVNGISDDMVKGKPLIESLLPSLAEFCGDDILVAHNAPFDAQFLTADIKKYETVAPKGLILDTLPIARKVFPGLPNYKLGTLVQHLKIPTTDFHRAEEDASYCGHLFHQMVKRISIGGQPPQVGNLVALTGKPELRFPQIVRQPKQMDLFGNLL, encoded by the coding sequence ATGAGATTCATAGCTTTTGACTTAGAGACCACTGGTACTGTTCCTGGAGTAGATCAAATTGTAGAAATCGGAGCCGTGCGCTTCATCGATGGACAGCCGGAGGCGATCTTTGCGACTCTCGTTGACCCACAACGTCCGATTCCGCCAGGCGCTTCTGCAGTCAACGGCATCAGCGACGACATGGTTAAAGGAAAACCACTTATCGAAAGTCTTTTGCCTTCATTGGCAGAATTCTGCGGCGACGACATTCTTGTTGCTCACAACGCGCCTTTCGATGCTCAGTTCCTTACAGCAGACATCAAAAAGTACGAAACAGTCGCGCCTAAAGGTTTGATTCTCGACACTCTTCCGATCGCAAGAAAAGTTTTTCCAGGACTTCCTAACTACAAGTTGGGAACTCTTGTACAGCACTTGAAGATTCCTACGACAGATTTCCATAGAGCTGAAGAGGATGCTTCATATTGCGGTCACTTATTCCATCAGATGGTAAAAAGAATTTCCATCGGTGGCCAACCACCTCAAGTAGGAAATCTTGTGGCGTTGACGGGTAAACCTGAGCTTCGTTTCCCACAAATCGTGCGCCAACCAAAACAAATGGATTTGTTCGGAAATCTTCTTTAG
- a CDS encoding helix-turn-helix domain-containing protein has protein sequence MKKTGEILKKAREEKGLSLNEIGLSLKINSKVLKAIEEGDDAHLPAKTFLRGFVQSYANFLHLDSDKVLEVFYEEMGSTKPKPYIRPTESDKSATLITENAPGAGAATATGSEPQENKTEASVTPIRRTPPPSSKSDGMESLRENKTTKTVAIISVGVVLVGLILFTKKMIDKYSKEAEVPSSEVAQTMEGATPVTAETPQLTEVETSAATTTESPLGSLTTPAATVPATLPSPTPAASPAVSTPAKPIATASPTPAVSPSPSPTPVATAKPTPTPAVSPSPTATPVASPSPTPTPTPKESNKPVELIVEALDTVEIEYAAPNGKPQKIRLSAEQVHTFKSKSGLKINFSNGGAVNLIHNGKEVGIPGDLGKPIKLSY, from the coding sequence ATGAAAAAGACCGGAGAAATTTTAAAGAAAGCCCGCGAGGAAAAAGGTCTTTCTCTCAACGAGATTGGTCTTTCTTTAAAAATTAACAGCAAAGTTTTAAAAGCGATTGAAGAGGGCGACGACGCTCACCTTCCCGCGAAAACTTTTCTGCGCGGTTTTGTGCAAAGTTATGCGAACTTTTTGCATTTAGATTCCGACAAAGTCCTTGAGGTTTTTTACGAAGAAATGGGTTCGACAAAACCGAAACCTTATATTCGTCCCACGGAGTCTGACAAATCAGCGACTTTAATCACTGAAAATGCGCCCGGTGCCGGTGCCGCTACTGCGACGGGAAGTGAGCCTCAGGAAAACAAAACGGAAGCAAGCGTAACGCCGATTCGCAGAACGCCTCCACCTTCTTCTAAATCTGATGGAATGGAATCTCTTCGCGAAAATAAAACAACGAAAACCGTCGCCATCATTTCTGTCGGTGTTGTTCTGGTAGGCTTGATTCTATTCACTAAAAAAATGATCGATAAGTATTCTAAAGAAGCCGAAGTTCCAAGCTCTGAAGTGGCACAAACCATGGAAGGAGCGACTCCGGTAACCGCAGAAACGCCACAACTCACAGAAGTTGAAACGTCTGCTGCGACAACAACTGAGAGCCCGTTGGGTTCTTTGACGACGCCCGCAGCGACTGTGCCTGCGACATTGCCAAGTCCAACCCCGGCCGCTTCACCTGCCGTTTCAACTCCGGCGAAGCCTATAGCAACAGCGTCACCGACACCGGCGGTTTCACCATCACCTTCGCCAACTCCAGTAGCTACAGCGAAACCGACGCCAACTCCCGCTGTGAGTCCTTCGCCGACAGCAACGCCTGTCGCAAGCCCGTCTCCAACACCGACGCCGACTCCAAAAGAGTCAAACAAACCTGTCGAGTTGATCGTCGAGGCATTGGATACAGTTGAGATCGAATACGCAGCTCCAAATGGCAAGCCACAGAAGATCCGTCTTTCTGCTGAACAAGTACATACTTTCAAGAGCAAGAGCGGACTTAAAATCAACTTCTCTAACGGCGGCGCTGTAAATCTTATTCATAACGGAAAAGAAGTCGGTATCCCGGGCGATCTCGGTAAACCTATTAAGTTGAGCTATTAA
- a CDS encoding 2Fe-2S iron-sulfur cluster-binding protein — translation MKPKSGKYITFLPDELIVPVGQKDESVLDVALRNGVNINHTCGGNGTCGTCLLWVEEGLEELHPRSELEAEMAMDRTFRKEERLACQIHPIHGLKVRIPSGS, via the coding sequence GTGAAGCCTAAGTCTGGAAAATATATAACCTTTTTACCGGACGAGCTTATTGTCCCGGTGGGTCAAAAAGACGAGTCTGTCTTGGACGTGGCTTTACGGAATGGCGTAAACATCAATCATACTTGTGGCGGGAATGGGACCTGCGGAACATGTCTGCTTTGGGTGGAAGAAGGTCTTGAAGAACTCCATCCGCGCAGTGAATTGGAGGCCGAAATGGCCATGGACCGAACGTTCCGCAAAGAGGAGCGTCTGGCCTGCCAAATTCATCCGATCCATGGTCTTAAGGTGCGTATCCCGAGTGGTTCTTAG
- a CDS encoding RHS repeat-associated core domain-containing protein, which translates to MAIIYPRERTKLLEGQHNVIKEVHLSVTVRYGKVYKILSTPKGSVKAIYDLQGNLTQEFEYDEYGAILNAKNPFFQPLTFNSGLYDYDTKLVRFGARDYDPEVGRWTSKDPILFEGGDTNLYGYTFNDPVNFIDPSGLAVGDWWDLPANYNRSREIANEEYANWSGHHNDRGDAMRHYEWSRRTTAETNSFTAFTAGWAHEIEYFFRRGTMPASQYLRESMMDVHNNALGRQNGRNGNLICPSNLSTQPGSGGY; encoded by the coding sequence TTGGCGATCATTTATCCCCGTGAACGGACGAAGTTACTTGAAGGTCAGCATAATGTCATAAAGGAAGTTCATCTTTCGGTGACGGTTCGCTACGGAAAGGTTTATAAGATACTTTCAACGCCTAAAGGAAGCGTAAAGGCTATTTACGATCTCCAAGGAAATCTCACACAAGAATTCGAATACGACGAATACGGCGCGATTCTGAATGCAAAGAACCCTTTCTTCCAACCACTTACATTCAATTCGGGATTATACGATTACGATACTAAGCTCGTTCGATTCGGTGCCAGAGATTATGATCCTGAGGTGGGGCGGTGGACTTCGAAAGATCCGATCTTGTTTGAAGGCGGGGATACGAATTTGTATGGTTATACTTTCAACGACCCCGTGAACTTCATTGACCCAAGTGGTTTGGCTGTTGGTGACTGGTGGGACTTGCCTGCGAACTACAATAGATCACGTGAGATTGCCAACGAGGAGTATGCAAATTGGAGCGGTCACCACAATGACCGGGGAGATGCAATGAGGCATTATGAGTGGAGTCGACGGACTACCGCAGAGACCAACTCCTTTACGGCATTCACAGCCGGATGGGCCCATGAAATTGAATACTTCTTTAGGCGCGGCACTATGCCTGCGAGTCAATACTTGCGAGAATCAATGATGGATGTGCACAATAATGCTTTGGGACGCCAAAATGGCAGAAATGGAAATTTGATATGTCCGTCAAATTTATCTACTCAGCCTGGTTCCGGAGGATATTGA
- the ndk gene encoding nucleoside-diphosphate kinase — protein sequence MAIEQTFSIIKPNAMKKNAIGDIISMFEANGLKIAAAKITILSKAKAEEFYAEHKERPFFGELVSFMTSGPVCLMCLQGENAVLKNREIMGATDPKKANAGTVRAKFGDNVGENAVHGSDSAASAARELALFFEKHEICNV from the coding sequence ATGGCTATCGAGCAAACATTCTCAATCATTAAGCCAAACGCAATGAAGAAAAACGCTATCGGCGACATCATCAGCATGTTTGAAGCAAACGGCTTGAAAATCGCTGCAGCGAAAATCACTATTCTTTCTAAAGCTAAAGCTGAAGAGTTCTACGCTGAACACAAAGAGCGTCCTTTCTTCGGTGAGCTTGTTTCTTTCATGACTTCTGGCCCAGTTTGTTTGATGTGCTTGCAAGGTGAAAACGCAGTTTTGAAAAACCGCGAAATCATGGGTGCTACGGATCCTAAAAAAGCTAACGCAGGAACAGTTCGCGCTAAGTTCGGTGACAACGTTGGTGAGAACGCAGTTCACGGTTCTGACTCTGCAGCTTCTGCAGCTCGCGAACTTGCTTTGTTCTTCGAAAAACACGAAATCTGCAACGTTTAA
- a CDS encoding tetratricopeptide repeat protein, whose protein sequence is MMNGLNFNRFLFILFLSFVSLLNTGTAEAQTSGQAKDEFSLFEEEVKPAATPAAKPATPTQTPSASALPAVTPAPVVAEIPAEETADQKIERLKKEIRKGPQNAGLIVQLADELFKKGEYEKVTLLLWKHVDKIDRKGLLLLAKAHEQRKEPTEMIRALNVLIGKDEKDFEAYSLMGNAYVLQKKSKDAMESYKKSIELNAKYEPAYEGLVQLYEKRDPPNLYELRILYQDMIQNIGARPQYLRKMCEINTQDGTYEPAIQSCKEAIQKDPKVADPYVYLGVAYKAIGEDDTAMKTLKKASKDFPKSELAQYQYGRLLEEQKSYVDAMKVFKVGTEADPQAARSWLGLATTSFEIRKYELSLLAYKNACKYDKKNAVAFRRATTVLRNAKNKQWVDKFENASENCTF, encoded by the coding sequence ATGATGAATGGACTGAATTTCAATCGCTTCTTATTTATTCTGTTCTTGTCTTTTGTCTCATTATTAAACACCGGCACGGCAGAGGCCCAGACTTCCGGACAGGCGAAGGATGAGTTTTCGCTCTTCGAAGAAGAGGTAAAACCCGCCGCCACTCCGGCAGCGAAGCCCGCGACACCCACACAAACGCCGTCAGCGTCGGCTCTTCCTGCTGTGACACCAGCTCCTGTTGTCGCGGAAATTCCTGCGGAAGAAACGGCCGACCAAAAAATTGAAAGACTGAAAAAAGAAATTCGGAAAGGTCCACAAAACGCAGGACTGATTGTGCAGTTGGCGGACGAACTCTTTAAAAAAGGCGAATACGAAAAGGTCACTCTGCTTTTGTGGAAACATGTCGACAAAATCGACCGCAAAGGTTTGCTTTTGTTAGCCAAGGCTCATGAACAGCGCAAAGAACCAACAGAGATGATCCGCGCTCTGAATGTTCTTATCGGGAAAGACGAAAAAGATTTTGAAGCCTATAGCCTGATGGGAAATGCGTATGTCTTGCAAAAGAAAAGCAAAGACGCCATGGAAAGCTACAAAAAATCCATTGAGCTAAATGCGAAGTACGAACCCGCATATGAAGGTCTTGTGCAGCTCTATGAAAAAAGAGATCCTCCGAACCTTTATGAGCTACGCATCTTGTATCAAGACATGATTCAGAATATTGGAGCTCGCCCGCAGTATCTGCGTAAAATGTGTGAGATCAACACTCAAGACGGCACTTATGAACCCGCGATCCAATCATGCAAGGAAGCGATTCAAAAAGATCCTAAAGTCGCAGATCCCTATGTTTATCTCGGCGTCGCTTACAAAGCGATTGGTGAGGACGATACCGCGATGAAAACTTTGAAGAAAGCGTCCAAGGACTTCCCGAAGTCGGAGCTCGCCCAATACCAGTATGGTCGCTTGCTTGAAGAACAAAAAAGCTATGTAGACGCGATGAAGGTATTTAAAGTGGGAACGGAAGCAGATCCGCAAGCGGCGCGCTCCTGGTTGGGATTAGCGACGACGTCTTTTGAGATTCGTAAATACGAGTTATCACTTTTGGCTTACAAGAACGCCTGCAAGTACGACAAAAAAAATGCGGTGGCCTTTCGCAGAGCCACCACAGTTTTAAGAAATGCTAAAAATAAACAATGGGTCGATAAGTTCGAAAACGCTTCAGAGAACTGTACGTTCTAG
- a CDS encoding glycosyltransferase family 39 protein, whose product MKDLRRLWTLSLIFKLVLAALIPLSADEAYYWVWSQRLQLSYFDHPPMVAWLFSLGSFLEPLLHAVRWPSVILGHLTILVWYFILKDRVSLEKFKIWIYLVLFSPLLGFGSLIVTPDVPVVFFWSLSMYFALQALETKKISSYVALGSALGLGFCSKYHIVLFVPCLLIYLLAEKKWREARWTGVLLTIITGLIFCAPVLVWNLQNDFQSFRFQLNHGLEKSVYNPEWTVSYLLGQVLIIFPLVFWAALRAKVPTNMRWLYYFAWGPILFFFATSFRALVEANWPIIAYPAVLALALFYPRIETWLKYYIGFWGLIVTVVVATLFIPQLRNLNSKVREPYDFQNLSAVAKEVSPLYASSYQMAASLWYFSKVPTFKLKDISRFDFFDTLPEAMPTGNRFYLVKRETNGLPAWVSEQQWQMKEIKKISPDFVLLEFTR is encoded by the coding sequence TTGAAAGACCTTCGTCGTCTTTGGACCCTCAGTCTTATTTTTAAACTCGTTCTTGCGGCACTCATACCCTTGAGTGCCGATGAAGCCTATTACTGGGTTTGGTCCCAGCGCCTGCAACTTTCTTACTTTGATCATCCACCCATGGTGGCGTGGCTTTTTTCACTGGGAAGTTTTTTGGAGCCGTTGCTGCATGCGGTCCGTTGGCCATCAGTAATTCTCGGTCATCTTACGATTTTAGTTTGGTACTTCATTCTGAAGGATCGTGTCTCGCTTGAGAAGTTTAAGATCTGGATTTATCTCGTTCTGTTCTCTCCTCTTTTAGGTTTTGGCTCTTTAATCGTGACACCGGATGTTCCCGTCGTGTTCTTTTGGTCCCTTTCCATGTACTTCGCACTGCAAGCCTTGGAAACCAAAAAAATTTCATCGTATGTGGCTCTCGGTTCGGCGCTGGGGTTGGGATTTTGCTCGAAGTATCACATCGTCCTTTTTGTGCCATGTCTTCTGATTTATTTGCTTGCGGAAAAAAAATGGCGTGAGGCGCGTTGGACCGGTGTCCTGCTTACGATCATCACGGGTCTTATTTTTTGTGCGCCAGTTTTAGTTTGGAATCTGCAAAACGATTTCCAGTCTTTCCGATTTCAACTCAATCACGGTCTTGAAAAATCCGTCTACAATCCCGAGTGGACTGTTTCCTATCTGCTGGGACAAGTTCTGATCATCTTTCCTTTGGTCTTTTGGGCTGCTTTGCGTGCGAAAGTCCCAACGAATATGCGTTGGCTTTATTATTTTGCCTGGGGTCCGATTTTATTTTTCTTCGCGACTTCATTCCGCGCCTTGGTTGAGGCAAATTGGCCCATCATTGCATATCCTGCGGTGTTGGCGTTGGCGCTATTTTATCCACGAATTGAAACGTGGCTTAAGTACTACATTGGTTTTTGGGGCCTCATTGTTACGGTCGTTGTGGCCACTCTTTTTATTCCTCAGCTTCGCAATCTAAACTCGAAAGTTCGCGAGCCTTATGACTTCCAAAACCTGAGCGCCGTTGCTAAAGAAGTGTCTCCTCTTTACGCCAGCAGCTATCAAATGGCGGCTTCGCTTTGGTATTTTAGCAAGGTTCCTACGTTTAAGCTTAAAGATATCAGCCGTTTTGATTTCTTTGACACGCTTCCCGAGGCCATGCCAACCGGAAATAGGTTTTATTTAGTGAAGCGCGAGACAAATGGTTTACCTGCGTGGGTTTCCGAACAACAATGGCAAATGAAGGAAATCAAAAAGATCTCCCCTGACTTTGTGTTGTTGGAATTCACACGCTAA
- a CDS encoding class I SAM-dependent RNA methyltransferase, producing MSVKTNKGGAQAPLLGSKIKLNIEKLAIGGAGVARHEGMVVFVPQAAPNEEVLAEVTLVKKNFVEAKIVEILKPGPARRDAPCAVASICGGCNWQHITEEEQLRQKEKLVLETIKKFNPGLQFEYLPIKGSPRHLRYRNRIQPKFKDGKFGFFARNSHDIVEIKDCLITEETLTNKFSEVRDWAKQKQSKDLQRMEMYIAEEGDVRYGLITDEDDGIGFSQVNRFQNEDLVNRALEWAGDYNYERVFDLYAGAGNFTFPLASKYQNSSVVGVELNPKLVERAKSRIKEKRMRYFLSDVESYMRRAVIGNQDLVLLDPPRAGASKYIMRALAAAHPKKIVYISCHPVSLARDLNWFFAWAEKLGKRVTLSRVQAFEMFPQTDHVETIAELRVD from the coding sequence ATGTCTGTAAAAACAAACAAGGGGGGAGCGCAAGCTCCCCTTCTTGGTTCAAAGATCAAACTCAATATCGAAAAACTCGCCATTGGCGGTGCTGGAGTCGCTCGACACGAGGGCATGGTTGTCTTCGTTCCTCAAGCAGCGCCCAATGAAGAAGTTTTGGCCGAGGTCACTCTCGTCAAAAAGAATTTCGTTGAAGCCAAGATCGTTGAAATTCTCAAACCAGGTCCTGCTCGCCGGGATGCACCCTGTGCTGTCGCTTCTATCTGTGGCGGTTGCAACTGGCAGCACATCACGGAAGAAGAACAGCTTCGCCAAAAAGAAAAACTGGTTTTAGAGACGATCAAAAAGTTCAATCCCGGTTTGCAGTTTGAATATCTTCCGATCAAAGGAAGTCCGCGCCATCTTCGTTATCGCAATCGTATTCAACCAAAGTTCAAAGACGGAAAGTTCGGTTTCTTTGCAAGAAACTCGCACGACATCGTTGAGATCAAAGACTGCTTAATCACAGAAGAAACTTTGACCAATAAGTTTTCTGAAGTCCGTGATTGGGCAAAACAGAAACAGTCCAAAGATTTACAGAGAATGGAAATGTACATCGCTGAAGAAGGCGATGTGCGCTACGGGCTCATCACCGATGAAGATGACGGCATCGGTTTTTCTCAAGTGAACCGCTTTCAAAATGAAGACCTGGTGAACAGGGCTCTTGAATGGGCTGGCGATTACAACTATGAACGGGTTTTCGACCTTTACGCCGGCGCTGGCAACTTTACTTTCCCTTTGGCATCGAAGTATCAAAATTCGTCGGTCGTTGGTGTCGAGCTCAACCCCAAACTTGTCGAACGCGCTAAATCCCGTATCAAAGAAAAGCGCATGCGCTATTTTCTGTCTGATGTCGAAAGCTACATGCGCAGAGCCGTCATCGGAAACCAGGATTTAGTCCTGCTCGATCCGCCTCGCGCCGGTGCGAGCAAGTACATTATGCGTGCATTGGCGGCAGCTCACCCGAAAAAGATCGTTTATATCAGCTGTCACCCTGTTTCCCTGGCGCGCGACCTTAACTGGTTCTTTGCGTGGGCCGAGAAACTCGGTAAGCGTGTCACCCTCTCTCGAGTTCAAGCGTTCGAGATGTTCCCGCAAACAGACCATGTCGAGACTATTGCTGAGCTCAGGGTTGACTAA
- a CDS encoding DUF2203 domain-containing protein, with protein MGDFHLENVVEINRNKTFTLQDARRLLPIIYRMTEESSREVKTHLNRIEAFSDKSHPSVAIIEAEINAIIDRWQSKIEKLGAQPKGLWMADFDNGDGYYCWKYPEVEINHWHGYQDGFSGRILIE; from the coding sequence ATGGGGGACTTCCATTTGGAAAATGTGGTTGAAATCAATCGCAATAAGACTTTTACGTTACAGGACGCGCGCCGTCTTCTTCCCATCATTTACCGCATGACTGAGGAATCAAGCCGCGAGGTAAAAACTCATTTAAACCGCATTGAAGCTTTCTCGGATAAATCACATCCATCCGTGGCTATTATCGAAGCGGAAATCAATGCCATCATTGACCGTTGGCAGAGCAAGATCGAAAAGTTGGGAGCTCAACCTAAGGGCCTATGGATGGCCGATTTTGACAACGGGGATGGCTACTATTGCTGGAAATATCCTGAGGTTGAAATTAATCACTGGCATGGCTACCAAGACGGCTTTTCTGGGCGTATATTGATTGAATGA
- a CDS encoding NAD+ synthase, with translation MRIALAQINPTLADFESNKEKILDFVHQAQQRKCDLVVFPECSLFGYHPFDLLERAKIVAKQEAVCKELIRKLPKGIGVIFGLITKNPAKKGRPYFNSAMFVAKGQKPRFFHKQLLPTGDVFDEARFIEQGDLSKNYFAWKGKKFFLTICEDIWAWPDKKGHSPYIENPLQKVKKQKVDMVINLSASPYFVGKMKQREYVVSQTAAAFKAPMMYVNLVGAQDEIIFDGGSFVVDKKGKKVLTCQQFEEDINVIDLDTLEAWNENPKLEATEELRRALVLGIRDFCAKTGLKKIHLGLSGGIDSAVVAALAVDALGPNNVVTIGLPGPFNAPESLSLAKDLAGNLGVEFKVVEIGSMYEEVVNSLEKGLGLSGFSLVNENLQARLRGITLMAYSNKENSLLLTTSNKSEYAAGYSTLYGDMCGGLAPLGDLTKEQVYALARFYNKQGEVIPSQIIDRAPSAELRPNQKDQDTLPPYEDLDKSVENLVAQSGAARTTADKWLLPVLLRTEFKRWQAPPILKVSSHSFGRGRRYPIAHKAKE, from the coding sequence ATGAGAATCGCCTTAGCCCAAATCAATCCGACGTTAGCAGACTTTGAATCCAACAAAGAAAAAATTTTAGATTTCGTCCACCAGGCGCAACAACGCAAGTGTGATCTTGTCGTGTTTCCTGAGTGTTCTCTTTTTGGCTATCATCCCTTCGATCTTCTTGAACGCGCCAAGATCGTCGCCAAGCAGGAAGCCGTCTGCAAGGAATTGATTCGCAAACTACCGAAAGGGATCGGCGTTATCTTCGGACTCATAACTAAGAATCCCGCAAAAAAAGGCCGCCCGTATTTTAACAGTGCCATGTTTGTCGCCAAAGGGCAAAAGCCGCGCTTCTTCCACAAGCAGCTTCTGCCTACGGGTGACGTTTTTGATGAGGCTCGCTTTATTGAACAAGGCGATCTCTCTAAAAATTATTTTGCGTGGAAGGGAAAAAAGTTTTTCCTGACAATCTGTGAAGACATCTGGGCATGGCCGGATAAAAAAGGTCATTCTCCTTATATTGAAAATCCTCTGCAAAAAGTAAAAAAGCAAAAAGTGGATATGGTCATCAATCTTAGCGCTTCTCCGTACTTTGTTGGGAAAATGAAGCAAAGAGAATACGTTGTTAGCCAAACCGCAGCCGCTTTTAAAGCGCCGATGATGTACGTCAACCTTGTGGGCGCTCAAGACGAAATCATTTTCGATGGCGGAAGTTTCGTCGTTGATAAAAAAGGCAAGAAAGTTCTGACGTGCCAGCAGTTCGAAGAAGATATCAACGTTATTGATCTCGATACATTGGAAGCATGGAACGAAAATCCCAAACTCGAAGCGACAGAAGAGCTTCGTCGCGCGTTGGTTCTGGGTATCCGCGATTTCTGCGCAAAAACAGGTCTAAAGAAAATTCATTTGGGGTTGAGTGGTGGCATCGATTCTGCGGTGGTGGCCGCTCTGGCAGTCGATGCTCTCGGTCCCAACAACGTCGTCACTATCGGATTGCCGGGGCCGTTTAATGCTCCTGAGAGTTTATCTTTAGCAAAAGATCTTGCAGGAAATCTGGGAGTGGAATTCAAAGTCGTTGAAATTGGCTCCATGTATGAAGAGGTTGTAAATTCTCTTGAAAAAGGTTTGGGTCTTTCAGGGTTCAGTCTGGTGAATGAGAATTTGCAAGCGCGTTTGCGTGGAATTACTTTGATGGCCTATTCCAATAAGGAAAACAGCCTTCTTCTTACAACCAGTAATAAAAGTGAATACGCTGCTGGTTACTCGACACTGTATGGAGACATGTGTGGTGGTTTGGCTCCGCTCGGCGATCTTACAAAAGAGCAAGTCTACGCTTTAGCACGTTTTTATAACAAACAAGGCGAAGTCATTCCCAGCCAGATTATTGACCGTGCACCATCAGCAGAACTTCGCCCGAATCAAAAAGATCAAGACACATTACCGCCTTATGAGGACCTGGATAAGTCTGTGGAAAATCTTGTTGCGCAGTCTGGAGCTGCAAGGACGACAGCAGACAAATGGTTGCTTCCGGTTTTGTTAAGAACCGAGTTCAAGCGTTGGCAAGCGCCGCCGATTTTGAAAGTGTCTTCACACTCTTTCGGACGCGGACGCAGATATCCGATTGCTCACAAAGCAAAAGAATAA